From one Cardiocondyla obscurior isolate alpha-2009 linkage group LG06, Cobs3.1, whole genome shotgun sequence genomic stretch:
- the Nocte gene encoding protein PRRC2B isoform X3, with protein MSTLSGIVSKGEKGKSKFQSLDINSLYRVSRGESLEPHQQKNTLPRKHGMQSLGKVPSARRPPANLPSLKSETSSSDPAVSLVPSGGSGWATTKDSTSSTTTTTTTVATSLDNTTTVSSTAQCSAGTTVSTSLHSLLPTQQNVSQAPFLDQTNNKSSWSAIMSRSGDVVGYAGLVGGAKGGRGALGLSFLAHQSPQFQHEFPSLSGQPSASVSTQSQTQQSSTTSNAISVAVHHSLLQQQPYSHNHSGGTPGNQQPSNRELNAQYGPGPSLRPQTEGSWIQGGSRTASGTVPVTSAGPGNGNTPAGQGLPLNIPSGGHTQEGPGGGRQNLGQSPNMGAGPGGQHNAVNNQGPAPSSGSHQIGPNMHPYRGLIPPFMYRSNFPGGFSSQFSSNSGANSPRPRFNHPLDRFPPPQRDRMTEDEIMTRPIIKEEDLTRMDDISRDAGWAAHDDIDYNQKLAFSDDEGESELSKHDEKKDNKEKKSDDNIADEKEKPRDNRDSKELRDPPHRPWTQSMNRDYRGSNGASGGYTGQSQMHSVHALRGVEDDETWNERRRIKVEVASVVERARLRKEEEEKRFQESTKQAAAKKLQDLEQKLKEKQAKQKDEERAQSSDSKSLISIPPVPLPIPEWEREKENRERESRERERSRTSSEGKDEKIPSGREARDREGRDQGLTDFRQSDRDRQNFLRQQDTVRSERERERDRDRDQRDSRDREQPAFSRHFQNNLPPRFLKQQAERNSANFNRISPNAERPASQSVPFSQQYDPGRWLHNYNSLIDSGIKQSMPSQRRNRTDSDASTPLDDERPPSRDHRGGAPLSREDRYRHSSHRSYDSRKPGYYDEYSRNFRDYEYDDRHPRDSWERERHFDDKERDPKDNLDSRDNRDARDNRDGRDVKDSRSTSRDARDVRDVRDKDKKEYDNYSKDSFDEREREQRERSENPEWREERNVAQDRQLENRRDVPKEERNERPQRPDSRDSRASRESKTSLRDDDLHKLRDCSSWVNEVSDYEEKKRDLYHEETRERERDRRQPPGPVTKEKLEADELKNEKRSLTQLKRGSSELQEKKEQSKDISAEAKKDTDVWNRKMERTPESRQIERNDNSPKAWADAISPTFEKEEEKIAEAAKDGKDSDEMKQSLLDKPSLEKREEIVTDDGKEQTKDEKREKSSRNRTSSSGSSSRIRESRGGRQWGGGTFSVYTRGWRGPESRGRRGGPRPTGKSGMSAKGSSYGHTDSENSADEISGSTESGKEDKRSARSPKPSQKIEKDERNREVSRRDDKRGTEYSQTRSEKRTYDGKPSHEAFAPSGEPSRRGRGGFRIRNTATGSRMEGYGPPSSKSPFSSERNTDEKHQQSGGRQNPSTPTSEKDASLLQSAESTDDKIIAKQQALTAGITGRRNKSPSQQAQSSNKQENHSNQITSVPSQKAQMRKDEIRSKRTRSGSRRGRDNREIRSRGSSNVSKPPQSDVGNEDWETTSENSEEHIDDHKESRNSRNKHFGGRSIQSAGQNAIGTNLHSRRGELANREQREKNPKSSSLASRAPGAEKRNLQNAGFSTQKNHADGIPPLMQNVQMQNGGRSRSQSSTNTGAVANKPNKDSMVNRIDEIKLSDPNLVNQALNDLNKKSQAKDKKLVDSEIETNSCTEDATSLAAEDKVDADGFQEVRSKKNVKESRHNQKEETKPVKRDKEKDRERDRSKSKSNGSQQVLQQVQNIPPLLGQNIPQPANIPQKQYDNRNSRNPKLAPRFQRLVKQQQQQMCGSEANDMSKLNSSGGNYAKESSNSPAPPPTVNAWDKPFTSQLRSNSPSAVPTDIQLMSLTAQNDHSHEGNEANSGHSSQRNSPNGEKTGKNLKETLTEKNVSDVSSPPVQTLIFENTNYSKTTKTTGPTDLAVKSKFSNHIKSQQRAEKRAEIEEESSQVQQHQQSTLSVAFSNKPNDLIKDKNQEPIQMPLSFNKNEDNADMKLDFTFDSDLSQLTDDKSKSLGMTRSMHMAGGQSTISPSTAELNLKIASVKKVWENAPPMPTVVEHEDGTSVVSSATSFPQAFESGDVDDSYSPHQQYNQSNIKSEITTSTNVCKLVPPQVKPQQQSSGSSGTQPGSTVPGPSPIGAGQSPIGHPPVSLQGPLSPPPFNSTGQPSHINYQEFPQYPGSQAAQYGGMSAIPSPPAVLFNTGSGQLPAQAGGLYGAFQLDQSRSPFTQYAPYAPSLQSSFSQQNVYLQQPPPPPPHAPNAPTPEMYQNNLSQYRITAAAAPPFGQNQQLSNNPNTVLISSSSNSLMSASVKPSSQPIGAIGTKTPHFQTPSAPQPNQLAYIPYDPNQVLGVSGSYMSNSQLVQRPGPNVQASNSYYSATSADVFPGSQTGFYQSGGATQQTGTHYGLQGFGQHSQSLATGSATPVGLQNYGPSFLSSSGLQIAAAAQQFRNPTGGLPGPGNAAPTFLSKHQPQEQPRQLKSPSGNQQDVLASVFNSTPQIPSPKSRNCKQQSSSQQPQPSPTQHHKYQQYQGVSQSALVSSYNNYNVRGMGMPPRAGIQPSQQRYPPPIQRPVVPFAPGPNPNNPTQQQPACMPTQQQQQAQINRHRPNLHQQQQQQRNMKMQQQYYSSQGNVKMDSSDKSDNHNDKMNDGPSGAQPGSNKPNVNQQDSDNNKEEVNQQNE; from the exons ATGTCTACTCTGTCAGGGATTGTGTCGAAGGGGGAGAAAGGAAAATCCAAGTTCCAATCATTAGATATCAATAGCTTGTACCGGGTGAGTAGG gGTGAATCTTTGGAGCCACATCAGCAGAAAAATACATTACCGCGCAAACATGGAATGCAAAGTCTTGGAAAGGTGCCTTCGGCACGGCGTCCTCCAGCTAATTTGCCCAGTTTAAAAAGTGAAACCAGCAGCAGTGACCCGGCTGTCAGTCTTGTGCCAAGTGGAGGAAGTGGTTGGGCTACTACTAAGGATTCAACATCGTCGACCACTACTACTACCACCACAGTAGCAACTTCATTAGATAACACTACT ACTGTCTCTTCAACAGCACAATGCTCAGCAGGGACCACTGTTTCAACATCCCTACATTCTTTACTGCCGACACAACAAAATGTGTCACAAGCTCCTTTTTTGGATCAGACAAACAACAAATCATCATGGAGTGCGATTATGAGCAGATCAGGAGACG TGGTTGGTTACGCGGGGCTCGTGGGGGGCGCGAAAGGGGGAAGAGGTGCCCTTGGACTGAGTTTCCTCGCCCACCAGTCCCCGCAGTTCCAACACGAGTTTCCCAGTCTCAGTGGACAGCCGTCCGCCTCCGTCTCCACTCAGAGCCAGACTCAACAGTCCTCAACAACATCCAATGCAATCTCAGTCGCAGTCCATCACTCGTTACTACAGCAACAGCCGTATTCCCACAACCACTCAG GTGGGACACCGGGAAACCAACAACCATCAAATCGAGAATTAAATGCGCAATATGGTCCAGGGCCGAGCTTGCGTCCACAga CCGAAGGAAGTTGGATTCAAGGCGGAAGCCGTACGGCAAGTGGCACAGTGCCAGTAACATCAGCTGGTCCCGGAAATGGGAATACTCCGGCGGGCCAGGGCCTCCCTTTAAATATACCTTCAGGAGGACACACCCAGGAGGGACCCGGTGGAGGGCGGCAGAACTTGGGCCAGTCGCCCAACATGGGCGCGGGCCCGGGAGGCCAGCATAATGCAGTGAACAATCAAGGTCCTGCGCCTTCTTCCGGTTCTCATCAAATTGGGCCAAATATGCATCCCTATCGAGGACTTATTCCGCCATTT ATGTATAGATCAAACTTTCCTGGTGGATTTTCTTCGCAATTTTCATCAAATTCTGGAGCCAATAGCCCCCGACCTAGATTTAATCATCCCTTGGATAGATTCCCGCCTCCTCAACGTGATCGAATGACTGAGGACGAAATTATGACTAGACCTATCATCAAAGAAGAAGATCTTACCCGTATGGATGATATTTCTCGTGACGCAGGATGGGCTGCACACGATGATATTGATTATAACCAAAAATTGGCCTTTAGCGACGACGAAGGTGAATCCGAACTATCGAAACatgacgaaaaaaaagataacaaggagaaaaaaagcgATGATAACATCGCAGATGAGAAAGAAAAGCCTCGAGACAACCGAGACTCGAAGGAACTTCGCGATCCACCGCATCGCCCTTGGACTCAGTCGATGAATCGCGATTATCGCGGATCGAACGGTGCAAGTGGTGGCTACACCGGTCAATCGCAAATGCACTCTGTACATGCTTTAAGAG GTGTCGAGGATGATGAAACATGGAACGAACGACGTAGAATTAAGGTTGAAGTTGCGTCTGTTGTCGAGCGTGCGCGATtgcgaaaagaagaagaggagaagcGTTTTCAAGAATCAACGAAACAGGCAGCCGCTAAGAAGTTACAGGATTTAGAgcaaaaattgaaagaaaagcaAGCGAAACAGAAAGATGAGGAACGTGCGCAGTCCAGCGATTCTAAAAGCTTGATCAGCATTCCGCCTGTACCTCTTCCTATACCCGAatgggagagagaaaaggaaaatagaGAACGAGAAAGCAGAGAACGTGAACGGTCTCGCACTTCGTCCGAAggaaaagatgaaaaaattcCATCTGGACGTGAGGCTCGTGATAGAGAAGGTCGAGATCAAGGATTAACTGATTTTCGTCAGAGCGATCGTGACCGACAAAATTTCTTACGACAACAGGACACAGTGCGTAGCGAACGTGAAAGagaacgcgatcgcgatcgtgaTCAAAGAGACTCGAGAGATCGCGAACAACCGGCATTCTCCCgacattttcaaaataatttaccgCCCAGGTTTTTAAAACAACAGGCAGAACGAAACAGTGCAAATTTCAACCGAATTTCACCAAATGCGGAGAGACCTGCTTCTCAATCTGTACCGTTCTCTCAACAATACGATCCTGGTAGATGGCTTCACAATTACAACTCATTGA TAGATAGTGGTATAAAGCAATCGATGCCATCGCAACGTCGTAATAGAACCGATTCGGACGCATCAACACCGTTGGATGATGAACGACCTCCATCTCGAGATCATCGTGGTGGTGCACCATTGTCTAGAGAAGATCGTTATCGACATTCTTCTCATCGGTCTTACGACAGCCGCAAGCCAGGCTATTACGACGAATACAGCCGCAATTTTAGAGACTACGAGTACGATGACAGACATCCTCGTGATTCTTGGGAACGTGAAAGACATTTTGACGATAAAGAACGAGATCCTAAGGATAATCTGGATTCGAGGGATAATCGTGATGCTCGTGACAATCGAGACGGTCGCGATGTCAAAGATTCACGTTCTACTAGCCGTGATGCCCGAGATGTAAGAGACGTACGTGATAAAGACAAAAAGGAATATGACAATTATTCaaag GACTCTTTCGATGAGCGAGAACGCGAACAAAGGGAACGTTCGGAAAACCCGGAGTGGCGTGAAGAACGCAATGTGGCACAAGACAGGCAACTTGAAAATCGTCGCGATGTACCAAAAGAAGAGCGTAATGAACGCCCGCAGAGACCGGACTCGCGTGATAGTCGTGCTTCCAGAGAATCGAAAACGTCTTTACGCGATGATGATCTGCATAAATTACGCGACTGCAGTTCCTGGGTGAACGAAGTGTCGGATTACGAAGAGAAAAAGCGAGATTTGTATCACGAAGAAactagagaaagagaaagagataggaGACAGCCGCCCGGCCCTGTTACTAAAGAGAAGTTAGAAGCGGATGAATTAAAGAATGAAAAGCGCAGTCTGACTCAATTGAAGAGAGGTAGTTCTGAACttcaagagaaaaaagaacaatCGAAGGACATTTCCGCCGAGGCGAAAAAAGATACGGATGTATGGAATAGAAAAATGGAACGTACTCCGGAAAGCAGACAGATTGAGAGGAATGATAATTCGCCGAAAGCGTGGGCTGATGCGATATCGCCGACTTTTgagaaggaagaggaaaagataGCGGAAGCTGCTAAAGATGGTAAAGATAGCGACGAAATGAAACAAAGTTTGTTGGATAAACCGTCTttagagaaaagagaagaaattgTTACGGACGACGGCAAAGAACAAACCAAGGatgagaagagagaaaagagttCGCGCAATAGAACGAGCAGTAGTGGCTCCAGTTCTAGAATTCGAGAATCTCGGGGTGGACGTCAGTGGGGAGGAGGAACCTTCAGCGTTTATACTCGCGGCTGGCGCGGCCCGGAATCCAGAGGGCGAAGAGGCGGGCCACGACCTACGGGTAAATCCGGTATGTCTGCTAAAGGCAGTTCGTACGGGCATACTGATTCCGAAAACAGTGCTGACGAAATATCTGGTTCTACCGAATCTGGAAAAGAGGACAAGAGATCGGCTCGTTCTCCGAAACCTTCGCAGAAAATCGAGAAGGATGAGCGTAATCGCGAAGTATCGAGACGGGACGATAAACGAGGCACCGAATATTCCCAGACACGCAGCGAGAAAAGAACTTACGACGGAAAGCCTAGTCACGAGGCTTTCGCGCCGTCGGGCGAGCCATCTCGTCGCGGTAGAGGTGGCTTCCGTATTCGAAATACAGCCACAGGCAGTCGCATGGAAGGCTACGGACCGCCGTCCAGTAAAAGTCCATTCTCGTCAGAACGTAATACGGACGAGAAGCATCAACAAAGTGGCGGGCGGCAAAATCCATCAACACCAACTTCAGAAAAAGATGCGAGTCTCTTGCAGTCTGCGGAGTCTACCGATGACAAGATAATTGCGAAGCAACAAGCACTTACAGCGGGTATCACAGGCAGACGTAATAAATCTCCGAGTCAACAAGCTCAATCGAGTAATAAACAAGAGAATCACTCGAATCAAATCACTAGCGTTCCGTCCCAAAAAGCGCAAATGCGAAAGGACGAGATACGTTCTAAGAGAACTCGTAGTGGAAGTAGGAGG GGAAGGGATAATCGCGAAATTCGTTCGCGCGGCAGTAGTAATGTATCGAAGCCTCCTCAATCGGACGTAGGCAACGAAGATTGGGAAACCACATCAGAGAACAGCGAGGAGCACATAGATGATCACAAAGAGTCTCGTAACAGTCGCAATAAGCATTTTGGCGGACGATCCATTCAATCTGCAGGCCAAAATGCTATCGGCACGAACCTGCATTCCCGTAGAGGCGAGTTGGCAAATAGGGAGCAGCGTGAGAAAAATCCCAAGTCTTCCAGTTTGGCATCGCGAGCTCCAGGAGCGGAGAAGCGAAATCTGCAAAATGCCGGATTTAGCACTCAGAAGAATCATGCCGACGGTATACCGCCTCTGATGCAAAATGTCCAAATGCAAAACGGAGGAAGGTCCAGAAGTCAGAGCTCGACTAACACCGGCGCGGTCGCAAATAAACCGAACAAAGACAGCATGGTTAATCGCATAGACGAAATTAAACTGAGTGATCCAAATCTGGTAAATCAAGCTCTGAACGATCTTAATAAGAAATCTCAGGCGAAAGACAAAAAGTTAGTGGATTCGGAAATTGAGACGAACAGTTGTACCGAAGACGCTACGAGTCTCGCAGCTGAGGATAAGGTGGATGCCGACGGTTTCCAAGAGGTTCGTTCGAAGAAAAACGTAAAGGAATCCAGGCACAATCAAAAGGAAGAAACGAAGCCTGTTAAAAGAGACAAGGAGAAGGACCGTGAACGCGATCGTTCGAAATCAAAGTCGAATGGATCACAGCAAGTTTTGCAGCAAGTGCAAAATATACCGCCTCTACTCGGCCAGAATATTCCACAACCGGCGAACATACCGCAAAAGCAGTACGACAACCGAAATTCTCGAAATCCAAAGCTTGCGCCGCGGTTTCAGCGTCTAGTAAagcaacagcaacagcagATGTGCGGGAGCGAGGCGAACGACATGAGTAAGCTGAATAGTTCCGGCGGTAATTACGCTAAAGAATCGTCTAACAGTCCTGCTCCTCCACCAACGGTCAACGCTTGGGATAAACCTTTCACGAGCCAATTACGTTCGAATTCTCCGTCTGCGGTTCCTACCGACATTCAGCTGATGTCTTTAACGGCTCAGAATGATCACAGTCACGAAGGTAATGAAGCTAACTCTGGACACAGCAGCCAGCGAAATTCACCGAACGGCGAAAAGACAGGAAAAAATCTAAAGGAGACTTTAACGGAAAAGAACGTGTCCGATGTGTCTTCACCACCCGTGCAGACTTTAATCTTCGAAAACACGAACTATTCAAAGACGACCAAGACGACCGGACCGACGGATTTGGCAGTGAAATCGAAGTTTTCGAATCACATTAAGTCGCAACAGCGTGCTGAAAAGCGTGCCGAAATAGAAGAAGAAAGCAGCCAAGTACAACAGCATCAGCAATCGACGCTTTCCGTTGCATTTTCCAATAAACCGAATGACTTGATCAAGGACAAGAATCAAGAACCTATTCAAATGCCTTTGTCGTTCAATAAGAACGAAGACAACGCCGACATGAAGTTAGACTTTACCTTTGACTCCGATCTTTCACAATTGACGGATGATAAGAGCAAAAGTTTGGGCATGACACGTTCCATGCACATGGCTGGCGGTCAGAGCACGATATCGCCATCTACTGCGGAACTGAATCTTAAGATCGCATCTGTGAAGAAAGTCTGGGAAAATGCACCACCGATGCCGACCGTCGTCGAACATGAGGACGGTACCAGCGTGGTCAGTAGCGCGACCAGCTTTCCGCAAGCGTTCGAAAGTGGTGACGTCGACGATAGTTATAGTCCTCACCAGCAGTACAATCAAAGCAATATAAAAAGTGAAATCACTACGTCTACTAATGTTTGCAAG CTGGTTCCCCCGCAGGTGAAGCCGCAGCAACAGTCTTCAGGGAGCAGTGGTACACAACCAGGATCTACTGTACCTGGGCCAAGTCCCATTGGAGCTGGTCAAAGTCCTATTGGCCATCCTCCTGTCAGTCTCCAAGGTCCTTTAAGTCCACCTCCATTTAATTCTACAGGACAGCCCtcacatattaattatcag GAATTTCCGCAGTATCCTGGTTCACAGGCGGCGCAATACGGCGGCATGTCAGCTATACCGTCACCGCCGGCAGTGTTATTTAACACAGGCTCAGGACAATTGCCAGCTCAAGCGGGTGGTTTATATGGAGCGTTTCAATTAGATCAAAGCCGATCGCCGTTTACGCAATACGCGCCATATGCTCCGTCCCTTCAAAGCTCATTCAGTCAACAAAATGTATACCTGCAGcaaccgccaccgccaccacctCATGCGCCTAATGCTCCCACACCGGAAATGTACCAAAACAATTTGTCTCAATATCGCATT ACTGCAGCGGCTGCTCCACCGTTTGGACAAAATCAGCAGCTCAGTAATAATCCCAATACGGTGTTAATCAGTTCGTCATCAAATTCTCTAATGTCAGCGAGCGTTAAACCGTCGTCTCAACCAATTGGAGCAATTGGAACTAAAACTCCGCATTTCCAGACCCCATCTGCTCCTCAACCCAAtcaa ctgGCTTATATACCATACGATCCAAATCAAGTGCTCGGTGTAAGCGGTAGTTACATGAGTAATTCACAATTAGTGCAAAGACCTGGTCCAAACGTGCAGGCATCCAACAGTTACTATAGCGCTACATCTGCcg ATGTATTTCCTGGATCGCAAACAGGCTTTTATCAATCCGGTGGTGCTACCCAGCAAACTGGAACTCATTATGGTTTACAAGGATTCGGGCAACATAGTCAAAGTCTAGCAACAGGCAGCGCAACTCCTGTTGGTTTACAAAACTATGGCCCGAGTTTTCTATCCAGTTCTGGATTGCAAATAGCCGCGGCAGCTCAACAGTTTCGCAATCCCACTGGTGGTTTGCCAGGACCAGGAAATGCAGCACCTACGTTTCTTAGTAAGCACCAACCGCAGGAGCAGCCCAGACAATTAAAGAGTCCATCGGGAAACCAACAAGACGTCCTTGCATCGGTTTTTAACTCGA CTCCTCAAATACCGTCGCCTAAATCAAGAAACTGCAAACAGCAGTCTTCATCACAGCAACCACAGCCGAGTCCTACACAACACCACAAGTATCAACAATATCAGGGCGTTAGTCAGTCTGCTCTGGTAAGCAGCTACAATAACTAC AATGTACGTGGAATGGGCATGCCACCGCGGGCTGGTATTCAACCATCGCAACAGCGTTATCCACCTCCGATTCAACGACCCGTGGTACCATTTGCACCAGGCCCAAATCCAAATAATCCCACGCAACAACAGCCTGCTTGTATGCCAACACAACAACAGCAACAAGCTCAAATTAATCGTCATAGACCGAATTTGCAccaacaacagcaacagcagcgTAACATGAAGATGCAACAGCAATATTATTCATCACAag gaAACGTTAAAATGGATTCCAGTGACAAATCTGATAATCACAATGACAAGATGAATGATGGTCCGTCTGGAGCACAACCTGGGAGTAATAAGCCCAATGTGAACCAACAAGATAGTGATAACAATAAAGAAGAAGTGAATCAGCAAAACGAGTGA